A window of the Phragmites australis chromosome 20, lpPhrAust1.1, whole genome shotgun sequence genome harbors these coding sequences:
- the LOC133902092 gene encoding uncharacterized protein LOC133902092 produces MDDDGDWITARYLLSSILGRNPLVVDYVDEESFPVNPPPAGAAGLGGWSEALAISPPPAVRASAGVAGTVCAVCTEEIAVADSVVGLPCAHWYHAGCIAPWLGIRSTCPMCRAELPPRDDEANAEDGGGGREKPSRARAAAGTSDIAGSSASASARRDASSFQYLAGGVLSG; encoded by the coding sequence atggacgacgacggcgactGGATCACAGCGAGGTACCTCCTCTCGTCGATTCTCGGGCGGAACCCCCTCGTCGTGGACTACGTCGACGAGGAGTCCTTCCCCGTCAACCCTCCTCCCGCCGGCGCTGCCGGCCTGGGAGGCTGGTCCGAGGCGCTGGCTATTTCGCCGCCGCCAGCGGTGAGGGCGTCAGCGGGCGTGGCCGGCACGGTGTGCGCCGTGTGCACGGAGGAGATCGCGGTGGCGGACTCCGTGGTGGGGCTGCCGTGTGCGCACTGGTATCACGCGGGCTGCATCGCGCCGTGGCTTGGGATCCGGAGCACCTGCCCCATGTGCCGCGCCGAGCTCCCGCCCAGGGACGACGAGGCCAACGCTGAGGACGGCGGCGGAGGCCGCGAGAAGCCGTCACGCGCTCGCGCTGCCGCGGGGACCAGTGACATCGCCGGCTCAAGCGCCAGCGCCAGCGCGCGGCGGGACGCGTCGTCGTTCCAGTAcctcgccggcggcgtgctgtcCGGCTGA